The nucleotide sequence CGGCTTGCTGGTCGATGGCGGCACCTTCGACTGGCAAGCCGCGTACGACAGGACGGGCCGTTTTGCCGAACTGTGCGAACCGTACGACGGTTTTCACGGCATGGTCTTCGCCGAGGAATCGACGGTGGCGCCGTTCGCCCTGCGCGCGCGGCGCGAAGGCTTGCGCGATTTCGGCGCCGCCATGAGCCCGCACAATGCCTTCGCCATCCTGCAGGGCATCGAAACCCTGGGCCTGCGCATGGACCGCCACGTGGCCAATACACGCAAGGTGATCGACTTCCTGCTGGCCAATCCGGCCGTGGATGCCGTGTCCTACCCCGAACTGCCGTCCCACCCCGACTACGCACTGGCGAAAACCCTGCTGCCGAAAGGCGCGGGCGGCGTCTTCACGTTCCGCCTGCGCGGCGACCGTGCGGCCGGCCAGCGCTTTGTCGATAGCCTCAAAATCTTCTCGCACCTGGCCAATGTGGGCGACGCCAAGTCGCTCGTCATCCACCCCGCCTCCACCACGCATTTCCGCGTGCCCGACGATCAACTGGCGCAGGCGGGCATCACGCAGGGCACCATGCGTCTGTCGGTGGGCCTGGAAGACGCAGACGATTTAATTGAAGACCTGGCCCGTGGCCTGAAACTGTCGCAGAAAGGCGCCTGAGATGTTATTCACCATCGAGAACACGAGGGCCTACTGTTATACGGGCGGCAAACCATTCAATCCGAGCCAGCCCACGGCTGTCTTCATCCACGGCGCGCAGAACGACCATTCCGTGTGGGCCCTGCAAACGCGCTATTTTGCCCACCACGGCTGGAACGTGCTGGCCGTCGATTTGCCCGGCCACGGGCGCAGCCTGGGCGCGGCGAAAACTAGTGTGGAAGCACTGGCGCGCTGGATCCTGGCCGTGCTGGACGCGGCTGGCGCGGCCAAGGCCCTGCTCATCGGCCACAGCATGGGCTCATTGATCGCGCTGGAGGCGGCGTACCTGGCGCCGGATCGCATCAGCCACCTGGCCATGCTGGGCTCCACCTACCCGATGAAAGTCTCGCCAGCGCTGCTGGAAACGGCGCTCAAGGACGAACAGGCGGCCATCGACATGGTCAATATATGGTCGCATTCGTCGATCGCGCAAAAGCCGTCGTTCCCTGGCCCCGGCTTTTATGCCATGGGCGGCGCGCGGCGCTTGAAACAGCGCATCGCCGCCCTCAACCCCGATCACGTGTTTCACACGGATTTTTTCGCCTGCAATGCCTATACGAACGGCGAAATCGCCGCCGCTTCGGTACACTGCCCCGCTTTATTCATTTTCGGCGCGCGCGACATGATGACGCCGCCCAAGTCGACCCGGCTGCTGACAGCGGCCATGGCGCATGGCACCGTGGTGCAGGTCGACAGCGGACATGAATTGATGGCCGAGCAGCCCGATGCCGTGCTCGACGCGCTGTTTGCGTTTGCGCAAAGCACGCCGGCATGACGCCATGACGCCATGCCACGCACACTTTTTTAGGATAGATCGATGATGTTGTTAAATACCCTGCTCGATGAATTGACTGGCCGCGGCAGCGGCACGGAAGCGGAACGGCACGAACGCTACAACTGGCTGGAGCAGCTGCGCTGCACCAATCCCCAGGCGGACGAAAATGGCCTCATGGCCGGCATACCCAGCTACCACTGGTTCCGGCTGCCGCAGGCGCTGCAGGTGGCGGGACAGCAGTCCGACCTGCTGGCCGGTACCATGAACGCCCAGTACCTGGTCTTCGAGGGCCGCCATGCGGCGGCGTTTGCGGCCGAACTGGGGCTGCAATACGACGCCAACAACCGCATCGACCGCCCCGGCGGCATCGACGAACTGCTCGACGCCTATGAAGAGCAGGACGACGGCAGCTGGACCACCGTGCCGAATGAAGCGCCTGCCCCACCGCTGGCCGGCTGGGACGACGTGTATTTCCGCGTGCGTGACCTGAGCGACGGCATAGCCATCCAGAGCGTGACCACCATCGCCTACGAGAGCAGCCGTTTTCCCGGCTACACCCTGCTCGGCACGACCCTGGTGGGCGCGGGCGCCATCGCCCACGACGACGAGACGGCGGAATATTTGCAACAAATCTTCGCCGACTGGGCTATCCAGCGCGAATGCGCCGCTACCTGCCTGCCTTCATCCACGCCCTGGCCATGCACGCCGCGCCAGGCGCCGCCCGCACCGTTCGATTGCGCCCGCAACCTGACTTACCTGGACGCGCTGCTCGCTGCCTACGGACGCGCGCAGGCGCAGGCGGAAATCGATGGCGGCGATGACGCGTACTGGGCGTGCGCGGCCGCCAGCACGGCTTATCAGGTATTCTCGCTGCGCTACACGGCTGGCTTGCCCTTGCTTGACGTGGAAACGGCGCTGGAAACGGCGATTGCCGCCTGCGAAACGGCGCGCGCGGCCCTGGCCGCCGCCTACGATGACGACGCCTTGCCCGCCTTTGATTTCGAACAATTGACGGACTATGCGCGCACCTTGCAGTTGCTGGGCGCCGCCCTGCTGTTCGGCCGCCACGACCTGGCTGCCCGCCTGGCCGCCCTGCAAACGGCATTCGATGGCGAAGACGGCGTGTATGAGGCACTGCTGTCGACCATCGATCCACAGCGTCCCGCCGTCGACGAATGGTATTTCGCCGAGCCCTATTCGGCCCTGTTCGAGTGCCTGGACGCGGACGATCCCGCACAGCAGCTGGAACACCTGCGGCAGTATCTGGCCAGCTGGCATGGCGCGCTGGTGCACGAAGACTGGTTCAACGGCCATTTGCGCGCGCAAGGCCTGGGCGGCTACTACGGCCTGTGGGCCTTCGAGGCGGCCGCCGCGGCAAAGCAGCTGGGACTCGATCGCAGCGCGCTGGCGCACTGGGTCATGCCGCCATCGCCCTGACTACC is from Janthinobacterium sp. 61 and encodes:
- a CDS encoding alpha/beta fold hydrolase, which translates into the protein MLFTIENTRAYCYTGGKPFNPSQPTAVFIHGAQNDHSVWALQTRYFAHHGWNVLAVDLPGHGRSLGAAKTSVEALARWILAVLDAAGAAKALLIGHSMGSLIALEAAYLAPDRISHLAMLGSTYPMKVSPALLETALKDEQAAIDMVNIWSHSSIAQKPSFPGPGFYAMGGARRLKQRIAALNPDHVFHTDFFACNAYTNGEIAAASVHCPALFIFGARDMMTPPKSTRLLTAAMAHGTVVQVDSGHELMAEQPDAVLDALFAFAQSTPA
- a CDS encoding PoNe immunity protein domain-containing protein, whose translation is MMLLNTLLDELTGRGSGTEAERHERYNWLEQLRCTNPQADENGLMAGIPSYHWFRLPQALQVAGQQSDLLAGTMNAQYLVFEGRHAAAFAAELGLQYDANNRIDRPGGIDELLDAYEEQDDGSWTTVPNEAPAPPLAGWDDVYFRVRDLSDGIAIQSVTTIAYESSRFPGYTLLGTTLVGAGAIAHDDETAEYLQQIFADWAIQRECAATCLPSSTPWPCTPRQAPPAPFDCARNLTYLDALLAAYGRAQAQAEIDGGDDAYWACAAASTAYQVFSLRYTAGLPLLDVETALETAIAACETARAALAAAYDDDALPAFDFEQLTDYARTLQLLGAALLFGRHDLAARLAALQTAFDGEDGVYEALLSTIDPQRPAVDEWYFAEPYSALFECLDADDPAQQLEHLRQYLASWHGALVHEDWFNGHLRAQGLGGYYGLWAFEAAAAAKQLGLDRSALAHWVMPPSP